The Luteitalea sp. genome has a segment encoding these proteins:
- a CDS encoding Appr-1-p processing protein → MIQYKTGNILEADAEALVNTVNCVGIMGRGIALQFKKAFPSNFKAYAAACERKEVRPGRMFVFERVQMESPRYIINFPTKRHWRGASRLSDIEAGLDALVREIKSRGIRSIALPPLGSGLGGLSWPHVRAAIERALSDLTDVSITVFEPSGAPDPAVLKNKKVPSMTAGRAALVGLMDRYLAGLLDPFVTLLEVHKLMYFMQEAGEPLRLRYVKAPYGPYAENLRHVLNAVEGQFLAGYSDGGDEPEKEISLVPGAVEDATAFLSKHSDTRARFDRVATLVEGFETPFGLELLSTVHWLAVHDRMRSPDYIVKGTHAWGERKKQFSDRQIRLALDRLAQGEWLRGLAAGAEG, encoded by the coding sequence ATGATCCAATACAAGACCGGCAACATCCTCGAGGCCGATGCCGAGGCCCTTGTTAATACTGTGAACTGCGTGGGGATCATGGGGCGAGGCATCGCCCTGCAGTTCAAGAAGGCCTTTCCGTCGAACTTCAAGGCGTACGCAGCCGCCTGTGAGCGCAAGGAGGTCCGGCCCGGGCGGATGTTCGTGTTCGAGAGAGTGCAGATGGAGAGCCCCCGCTACATCATCAACTTCCCGACGAAGCGCCACTGGCGAGGGGCGAGCCGGCTTTCAGACATCGAAGCTGGACTCGACGCGCTTGTCCGTGAAATCAAATCGCGTGGTATCCGCTCGATCGCCCTGCCGCCGCTCGGGAGCGGGCTGGGCGGGCTCAGCTGGCCGCACGTTCGTGCAGCCATCGAGAGGGCGCTGTCAGATCTGACTGATGTGTCGATAACGGTGTTCGAGCCTAGCGGCGCTCCGGATCCCGCCGTCCTAAAGAACAAGAAGGTCCCAAGCATGACCGCAGGACGCGCCGCCCTGGTTGGTCTCATGGACCGATACCTCGCGGGTCTGCTGGACCCGTTCGTGACGCTCCTGGAAGTGCACAAACTGATGTACTTCATGCAGGAAGCAGGTGAGCCTCTTCGCTTGAGGTACGTCAAGGCTCCGTATGGCCCGTATGCTGAGAACCTCAGGCATGTTCTGAATGCCGTGGAAGGCCAATTCCTCGCTGGATACTCCGACGGCGGAGACGAGCCCGAGAAGGAGATCTCGCTCGTTCCAGGAGCCGTCGAGGATGCGACGGCGTTTCTGAGCAAGCACTCGGATACGCGTGCTCGCTTCGACCGCGTCGCCACATTGGTCGAGGGGTTCGAAACACCCTTTGGCCTGGAGCTCCTCTCGACGGTGCACTGGCTCGCGGTTCACGACCGCATGAGAAGTCCCGATTACATCGTGAAGGGCACGCACGCCTGGGGCGAGCGGAAGAAACAGTTCTCCGACCGGCAGATTCGGCTGGCACTGGATCGGCTCGCGCAGGGCGAGTGGCTTCGCGGCCTTGCGGCTGGAGCGGAGGGGTGA
- a CDS encoding restriction endonuclease subunit S produces the protein MGDFVISLRSFQGGIEYAREQGIISPAYTVLYPAQPVMHGYLAWLFKSKPYIGNLSLHVTGIRQGQTIDYEKLARAALPTPPLPEQTAIVRFLDHAGRRIRRYIRAKRKLITLLNEQKQAVIDRAVTCGVNRAVRLKPSGLHWLKDIPAHWRFARLKDVAVVQTGLTLGKDYRGQVTAIWPYLRVANVQHGRLDLTDVKSIDVPASEVTRTTLRPGDVLMTEGGDIDKLGRGCVWRGEIPGCLHQNHIFAVRCRQDVLIPDFLVGLMVSRHGRTYFQLTAKQTTNLASTNSGTLGAFPILIPPLNEQRAITQAIKVEASRIDAAASRAAREIDIMREYRARLVADLVTGKLDVRGAAAALPDEADDSDVVEQVALNVEAEDGGEEAEPNAGEEVEV, from the coding sequence GTGGGCGACTTCGTGATCAGCCTTCGGTCCTTCCAGGGTGGTATCGAGTATGCCCGGGAGCAGGGGATCATCAGTCCCGCATACACGGTTCTTTACCCGGCACAGCCAGTCATGCACGGTTACTTGGCATGGTTGTTCAAATCGAAACCATATATTGGAAACCTGTCGCTGCACGTCACTGGCATTAGACAAGGCCAGACCATCGACTACGAGAAGCTAGCGCGGGCAGCGCTGCCGACGCCCCCTCTCCCTGAACAAACCGCGATCGTCCGTTTCTTAGACCATGCGGGCCGGCGGATTCGGCGATACATCCGCGCCAAGCGGAAGCTGATCACACTCCTGAACGAGCAGAAGCAGGCCGTTATCGACCGCGCCGTGACGTGCGGCGTCAACCGAGCTGTCCGTCTCAAGCCTTCCGGCCTGCACTGGCTGAAGGACATACCCGCGCATTGGAGGTTCGCGCGTCTCAAGGACGTGGCCGTTGTACAGACCGGCCTGACGCTGGGCAAGGACTACCGCGGTCAGGTAACTGCGATCTGGCCGTACCTGCGAGTAGCTAATGTGCAACACGGTCGACTTGACCTGACGGACGTGAAGTCCATTGATGTCCCTGCGTCTGAGGTGACCCGGACGACGCTGCGCCCCGGAGACGTACTCATGACGGAGGGCGGAGACATCGACAAGCTCGGGCGCGGCTGCGTATGGCGAGGCGAAATTCCCGGTTGCTTGCACCAAAACCACATCTTCGCCGTGCGATGCCGTCAAGACGTTCTGATCCCAGACTTCTTGGTGGGATTGATGGTTTCTCGGCACGGGCGTACATACTTCCAATTGACCGCGAAACAGACCACCAATCTGGCATCGACGAACAGCGGCACGCTGGGCGCGTTCCCTATTCTTATTCCGCCACTCAACGAGCAACGTGCCATCACTCAGGCAATCAAGGTGGAGGCGTCTCGAATTGATGCCGCTGCAAGTCGGGCCGCACGTGAGATCGACATCATGCGCGAGTACCGGGCACGACTGGTCGCCGACCTGGTTACAGGCAAGCTTGATGTGCGTGGCGCCGCTGCTGCTCTCCCTGACGAGGCCGATGACTCTGACGTGGTCGAGCAGGTTGCGCTCAATGTCGAGGCGGAAGACGGGGGCGAGGAAGCGGAGCCGAACGCCGGTGAGGAGGTCGAAGTGTGA
- a CDS encoding N-6 DNA methylase, with the protein MASSSTDTAQLNWIANFIWGIADDVLRDLYVRGKYRDVILPMTVLRRLDAVLEPTKAAVLEMKESLDNAGVIHQDRALRQAAGQAFYNTSAFTMRDLRARASQQQLKADFEAYLDGFSPNVQEILDNFEFRHQIPKLAKADALGTLVEKLLSPDINLSPMPVLNGDGSVKHLGLDNHAMGTIFEELVRRFNEENNEEAGEHWTPRDAVKLMARLVFLPIADQIESGTYLLYDGACGTGGMLTVAEDTLRELAERHGKQVATHLFGQEINSETYAIAKADLLLKGEGEAADNIVGGPEHSTLSNDAFPSREFDFMLSNPPYGKSWKSDLERMGGKNGLKDPRFTITHAGDPEYSLVTRSSDGQMLFLVNMLSKMKHGTPLGSRVAEVHNGSSLFTGDAGQGESNIRRWIIENDWLEAIVALPLNMFYNTGIATYVWVLTNRKPEHRRGKVQLMDATKWFKPLRKNLGRKNCELSEDDIQRICDTFLAFEETEQSKIFDNAAFGYWKVAVDRALRLKGIESDRVYSAKEIKALKEAADRAADAPPVIKKIHRKGTTPDPLRGLFPVTIGGKPAVVEYEPDPDLRDTEQVPLLEAGGIEGFLRREVLPYAVDAWYLPDSVKTGYEISFTRYFYKPQPLRALDEIRADILALERETEGLLGEIVGATRAREAL; encoded by the coding sequence GGTCCTGCGCCGGCTTGATGCGGTGCTGGAGCCAACGAAGGCCGCCGTTCTGGAGATGAAAGAGTCGCTCGACAATGCAGGCGTGATTCACCAGGACCGTGCCCTGCGCCAGGCGGCCGGCCAGGCGTTCTACAACACGTCCGCGTTTACGATGCGAGACCTGCGCGCGCGCGCCAGCCAGCAGCAGCTCAAGGCGGACTTCGAGGCGTACCTGGACGGCTTCTCGCCCAACGTGCAGGAGATTCTCGACAACTTCGAGTTCAGGCACCAGATCCCGAAGCTCGCGAAGGCCGATGCCCTCGGCACACTCGTCGAAAAGCTGCTGTCGCCCGACATCAACCTGAGCCCGATGCCTGTGCTGAACGGCGACGGCTCCGTGAAGCATCTCGGCCTCGATAACCATGCGATGGGCACGATCTTCGAGGAGCTCGTGCGCAGATTCAACGAGGAGAACAACGAGGAGGCGGGCGAGCACTGGACACCACGAGATGCCGTGAAGCTCATGGCGAGGCTGGTCTTTCTGCCCATCGCCGACCAAATCGAGTCAGGGACGTACCTCCTCTATGACGGGGCATGCGGCACCGGCGGGATGCTGACAGTCGCGGAGGATACGCTCCGTGAGCTGGCCGAACGGCACGGGAAGCAGGTCGCCACCCATCTCTTCGGCCAGGAGATCAACTCGGAGACTTACGCTATCGCCAAGGCGGACTTGCTCCTCAAAGGCGAAGGCGAAGCCGCGGACAACATCGTCGGCGGCCCGGAACACTCCACACTCTCCAACGACGCGTTCCCCTCGCGCGAGTTCGATTTCATGCTTTCGAACCCGCCCTACGGTAAGAGCTGGAAGAGCGACCTCGAACGGATGGGAGGGAAGAACGGGCTCAAGGACCCCCGATTCACGATCACCCATGCAGGCGATCCCGAATACTCACTCGTTACCCGCTCCAGCGACGGCCAGATGCTCTTCCTGGTCAACATGCTTTCGAAGATGAAGCACGGCACGCCGCTTGGCAGCCGGGTTGCCGAGGTTCACAACGGCTCATCGCTGTTCACGGGAGACGCCGGGCAGGGGGAGAGCAACATCCGACGCTGGATCATCGAGAACGACTGGCTTGAGGCCATCGTGGCCCTCCCGCTGAACATGTTCTATAACACCGGCATCGCCACCTACGTCTGGGTCCTCACCAACCGCAAGCCGGAACACCGGCGCGGCAAGGTGCAGCTCATGGACGCGACGAAGTGGTTCAAGCCGCTCCGCAAGAACCTCGGCAGGAAGAACTGCGAGCTGTCTGAAGACGACATCCAGCGAATCTGCGACACGTTCTTGGCTTTCGAGGAGACGGAGCAGTCGAAGATCTTCGACAATGCCGCATTCGGCTACTGGAAGGTGGCGGTCGACCGCGCTCTGCGACTGAAGGGCATCGAATCCGACCGCGTATACTCAGCCAAGGAGATCAAGGCACTGAAGGAGGCCGCCGATCGTGCCGCCGATGCGCCGCCAGTCATCAAGAAGATCCACAGGAAAGGCACGACTCCCGATCCGCTACGCGGCCTATTCCCCGTCACCATCGGCGGCAAACCGGCTGTTGTCGAGTACGAACCCGACCCGGACTTGCGCGATACGGAGCAGGTGCCGTTGCTCGAAGCGGGCGGCATCGAGGGGTTTCTCCGCCGCGAAGTCCTTCCCTATGCCGTCGATGCGTGGTACCTGCCGGACAGCGTCAAGACGGGCTACGAGATCAGTTTCACGCGGTACTTCTACAAGCCGCAGCCTCTGCGCGCGCTCGACGAGATCCGTGCGGACATCCTGGCACTGGAGAGAGAGACAGAAGGGCTACTCGGCGAGATCGTCGGAGCGACGCGGGCTCGGGAGGCGCTGTGA
- a CDS encoding DUF4433 domain-containing protein, producing the protein MSGPPADPKIYHIIHVDRLASVVSDGRLWCDEVMAEREAQGTMIGMTDIKARRLLNRLGSRPGLRVGQCVPFYFCPRAVMLFLIHRANHPNLAYRGGQGPILHFEADLHTAVEWAEGNGKRWAFTLSNAGAAYFEDRCEIARLVEVNWPAVHASSWSGPGVDPFVKDGKQAEFLIENSFPWKLVSRIGVRTPAVKARVGQVLRDAAHRPMVEVRADWYY; encoded by the coding sequence GTGAGTGGCCCCCCGGCCGACCCGAAGATCTACCACATCATTCATGTGGACCGGCTGGCGTCAGTCGTATCGGATGGTCGACTGTGGTGTGACGAGGTGATGGCCGAGCGAGAGGCGCAGGGCACGATGATCGGGATGACTGATATCAAAGCGAGGCGTTTGTTGAATCGCCTGGGAAGCCGACCCGGTCTGCGAGTTGGCCAATGTGTGCCGTTCTACTTCTGTCCCCGCGCCGTGATGCTGTTCCTGATTCATCGCGCCAACCACCCGAATTTGGCGTATCGCGGAGGCCAAGGCCCGATTCTGCACTTCGAGGCCGACCTCCATACCGCCGTCGAGTGGGCAGAGGGCAACGGGAAGCGCTGGGCCTTCACGCTGTCGAACGCTGGTGCAGCCTACTTCGAGGATCGCTGTGAAATCGCTCGGCTCGTCGAAGTCAATTGGCCCGCAGTTCATGCGAGCTCGTGGTCTGGACCGGGGGTGGATCCCTTCGTGAAGGACGGCAAGCAGGCCGAGTTCCTGATCGAGAATTCCTTTCCCTGGAAGCTTGTTTCACGCATCGGAGTTCGTACACCAGCAGTCAAGGCGCGAGTCGGTCAGGTGCTTCGCGATGCAGCTCATCGGCCTATGGTAGAGGTTCGCGCTGACTGGTACTATTAG